A DNA window from Loxodonta africana isolate mLoxAfr1 chromosome 7, mLoxAfr1.hap2, whole genome shotgun sequence contains the following coding sequences:
- the GSTP1 gene encoding glutathione S-transferase P isoform X1, translating into MGVPRAPWSPQCRDRLLGVLSSLSWGWGPREGRWCTLLPGSDKCLFVFLVPPYTIVYFPVRGRCQAMRMLLSDQGQSWKEEVVTMENWLQGPLKASCLYGQLPKFLDGDLTLYQSNAILRHLGRSLGLYGKNPKEAALVDVVNDGVEDLRCKYVTLIYTNYEAGKDDYVKALPGHLKPFETLLSQNNGGQAFIVGDQISFADYNLLDLLLNHQVLAPGCLDAFPLLSAYVARLCARPKLKAFLASPEHVNLPINGNGKQ; encoded by the exons ATGGGGGTTCCCCGGGCCCCTTGGAGCCCCCAGTGCAGAGACCGGCTCCTAGGGGTCCTGAGCTCTCTGAGTTGGGGATGGGGCCCTAGGGAGGGCAGATGGTGCACCCTTCTCCCAGGCTCTGATAAATGTCTCTTTGTCTTCCTAGTGCCACCCTACACCATTGTCTACTTCCCGGTTCGAG GGCGCTGCCAGGCCATGCGCATGCTGCTGAGTGACCAGGGCCAGAGCTGGAAGGAGGAGGTGGTAACCATGGAGAACTGGCTGCAGGGCCCGCTTAAGGCCTCCTGT CTGTACGGGCAGCTCCCCAAGTTCCTGGACGGAGACCTCACCCTGTACCAGTCCAATGCCATCCTGCGGCACCTGGGCCGCTCCCTGG GACTCTATGGGAAAAACCCAAAGGAGGCAGCCCTGGTGGACGTGGTGAACGACGGCGTGGAGGACCTGCGCTGTAAATACGTCACCCTCATCTATACCAACTAC GAGGCAGGCAAGGATGACTATGTGAAGGCCCTGCCCGGGCACCTGAAGCCCTTTGAGACTCTGCTGTCCCAGAACAATGGGGGCCAAGCCTTCATCGTGGGAGACCAG ATATCCTTTGCTGACTACAACCTGTTGGACCTGCTACTGAACCACCAAGTGCTGGCCCCCGGCTGCCTGGACGCCTTTCCCCTGCTCTCGGCCTATGTGGCTCGACTCTGTGCGAGACCCAAGCTCAAGGCCTTCCTGGCCTCCCCAGAGCACGTGAACCTCCCCATCAACGGCAATGGGAAACAGTGA
- the GSTP1 gene encoding glutathione S-transferase P isoform X2, with amino-acid sequence MPPYTIVYFPVRGRCQAMRMLLSDQGQSWKEEVVTMENWLQGPLKASCLYGQLPKFLDGDLTLYQSNAILRHLGRSLGLYGKNPKEAALVDVVNDGVEDLRCKYVTLIYTNYEAGKDDYVKALPGHLKPFETLLSQNNGGQAFIVGDQISFADYNLLDLLLNHQVLAPGCLDAFPLLSAYVARLCARPKLKAFLASPEHVNLPINGNGKQ; translated from the exons A TGCCACCCTACACCATTGTCTACTTCCCGGTTCGAG GGCGCTGCCAGGCCATGCGCATGCTGCTGAGTGACCAGGGCCAGAGCTGGAAGGAGGAGGTGGTAACCATGGAGAACTGGCTGCAGGGCCCGCTTAAGGCCTCCTGT CTGTACGGGCAGCTCCCCAAGTTCCTGGACGGAGACCTCACCCTGTACCAGTCCAATGCCATCCTGCGGCACCTGGGCCGCTCCCTGG GACTCTATGGGAAAAACCCAAAGGAGGCAGCCCTGGTGGACGTGGTGAACGACGGCGTGGAGGACCTGCGCTGTAAATACGTCACCCTCATCTATACCAACTAC GAGGCAGGCAAGGATGACTATGTGAAGGCCCTGCCCGGGCACCTGAAGCCCTTTGAGACTCTGCTGTCCCAGAACAATGGGGGCCAAGCCTTCATCGTGGGAGACCAG ATATCCTTTGCTGACTACAACCTGTTGGACCTGCTACTGAACCACCAAGTGCTGGCCCCCGGCTGCCTGGACGCCTTTCCCCTGCTCTCGGCCTATGTGGCTCGACTCTGTGCGAGACCCAAGCTCAAGGCCTTCCTGGCCTCCCCAGAGCACGTGAACCTCCCCATCAACGGCAATGGGAAACAGTGA